The window TCGGGCATCGGGGTCTTCTCGTTCAGGAGAGTTCTCTCGGTCATCTTGATCCTTCCAACAGGGCGTTGACCTGCGCGCCGAGCGACGTCCAGACCCGGACGAAGGCGGTGAGCTGGTCGGTGCCGGTATCGGTGATGGCGTAGTAGCGGCGGGGGCGTCCGGCACCGGACGCTTCCCATCGGGGCTCGACGAGCCCGTTCTCGCGCATGCGGGCCAGCAGGGGGTAAAGGCTGCCCTCGCCCGCGATGAGCTCGCGCTTGGTGAGGTCGTCCGCTAGCTCGAGGCCGTACTTCTCGCCGTGGGAGAGCAGCGCGAGCACGCAGTACTCGAGCACTCCCTTGCGGAGGTTGGTAGCGATGCGCTCTTCGGTCATGACAAGAACTCTAACCTTGCATAGCAAGACTTGCAACACAAGACTTGCATGACAGGGTTCGGATCGCTGCGACGGAGCTGCGGTGGCGCGCTCCCGCGACGCAGCCGGGAGCGGGTGTCGGAGTGGGCGACTACTGTCTGCCCTGTGCCAGTCCTCGACCTCCCGTTCGCCCGCGCCACCCACGACCGCGCCGCACATCGGCGCGTCGAACCCCGCCTCGTCGACGACCTCCGCAAGGAGCCGGGCACCCGGGTACTGGTGCTGCGCGGGAGTCGCGTGGCCGTGCTCGGTCAGCGCGTTGCGCTGTTCGCGCCCGACGACGTCGCACACCTCGCCGTCCGCACGCACCTCTTCCTCGGGGAGGCCGACGACGTCGCTTACCTCGCGGCGGTCCTGCCCGACGACGACTCCGAGCCCGCTCCGGACCTCGACGTCGAGTGGGCCGCGATGCGCACGCTCGACGTGCCCGACCTGGACCAGGGGCTCGCCGTCGAGGCGTTCGCCCTGACCCAGTGGCACGCGGTGCACACCCACTGCCCGCGGTGCGGCGCTCAGACCGAGGTGGCGCAGGGTGGCTGGGTCCAGCACTGCCCGGTGGACGACTCGACCCACTTTCCGCGCACCGATCCCGCCGTGATCATGGCGATCACCGACGCCGACGACCGCCTGCTCCTGGCCCGCGGCCCGGAGTGGGGCCCGGGCCGCCGGTCGGTGCTGGCCGGCTTCGTGGAGCCGGGCGAGGGGCTTGAGCAGGCTGTGGTGCGCGAGACCGCGGAGGAGGTCGGCGTCGCCGTCGACCCCGGGTCGGTCGAGTACCGCGGCAGCCAGTCGTGGCCGTTCCCGGCGTCCCTCATGCTGGGCTTCCGCGCCCGCGCCACCACCACGCAGCTGGTGCTCCAGGAGGACGAGATCGCCGAGGCCGGCTGGTTCAGCCGCGAACAGGTAGCCACCGCGCTGGCCGACGGCAACCTGAGCGCGTTCGGCCTGAACTCGATCGGGCGCTCCCTGATCGAGGAGTGGTTCGGCGGCCCGCTCGGGAACCAGCCCAGCCCTGTGTGACCGGCCCTGGTCAGGCGGGAGTCGCCTGGCGTAACGCCGTCGTCCTCTCGACGAGGTCCCAGAGGACGGTCGCGGCCCCGTGCTCGTGGATCGTGCCGGTGACTCGCTTGGCAAGAGCCTTGATCGGCTCGGGGGCGTGCCCCATCGCTACGCCGTGCTCCGCCCAGGTGAGCATCTCCCGGTCGTTCCACCCGTCACCGATCGCGAGGGTGTGCACGGGGTCGATGCGCAGCAGGTCTCGGATCGTGTCGAGAGCGGTGGCCTTGGACAGCCCGGGCGCCGTGACGTCTACCCAGTTCTGAGCGTTGGGTGTTGCCGTTACCCCGAGCCCGCGCAGCGGCTCGACAAGGCTCGTGACGTCGGGTCCGGCCAGGATCGCGCGGGTGACCGGGGTCGCCCACAGCATGTCGACCCGCCCGACGACCCGCTGATCGCCGTTGATCTGTGCGGGATCGAACGGGTGCGTGACGTCGTAGCCCCACCCGACGACCTCGACGCCGATCTGCACGTCGGGGATGCGTGCGCGGGCAAGCCTGACCATGGGACCCGCGTCGAACGTGTGCTGCTCGTGCAGGACGTACCCGCCGGGCGCCTCCGGAACCAGTCGCGCCGTCACGGCACCGTTGGAGACGACGACCCAGCCGCCGTCGAGGCCGAGGTTCTTCGCGACCGGCAGCGCTCCGATCAGGGAGCGCCCGGTGGCAAGGACAACTTGGTGGCCGGCCGCGCGCGCCGCCGCGACGGCGCGCGCGGTGACCAGCGGGACCTCCATGCCGGTGTCCAGGAGGGTGCCGTCGATGTCGAGTGCGACCAGGTACGGGCCGTACCCGGCAGCTCTGCGGTGCCCTGCGCCGCGCGCAGTTCCCATGTTCTCAGTCCTCTCGCGTCGCATAACCGAGTCCCGGCCCGCCGCCCGCGCGCACAGAGTCCACTTTTGTGGGTACTTATGCACCGAGATGACACAGTTTGTGTCACCCGCTTTCTGAGGGTGATATCGGCCTGTCGGCCACGCGAAAGAAGGCCGTATGGTGTGGTTTGCCCGCTAACTGTGCCAGCAAGGGACTTACACGAGATGCCTGACGACGATTCCATCGGTCTCCGGATCGCGCAGCAGCGCAAGGCGCGCGGGATCACCCAGATCGCTCTGGCGCACGACGCCGGGGTGAGCGTGTCGCTGCTGCGCAAGATGGAGCAGGGGTCGAGGATCGCCTCGCAGCCGGTTGTCGCCGCCCTGGCGCGGGCACTCCATGTCGACGTCGCGACCCTCACCGGCCAGCCGTACGACCGCGACGGGCCGCACCCGGACCGCATCCACACGGCAGTGCCCGACCTGCGCCGCGCGCTGGCGTACTGGAACCTCTCGACGGAGCTCGAGACGGCCCCGCGTTCCCCGGTGCAGCTGGCGGCCGGCGCGGCGGAGATCGCCACGCTGTACCAGCTCGACCGGAACTTCGAGGTGGCGCAGCGGCTGCCGGCGCTGCTGATGGAGGCGTTCGCGACGGTGCACGACACTGACGGGGACGAGCGGGAGGTGCTGTTCGACGCGCTGATGGGCATGTTCTATGCCGCGCACGCCGTCACGTACCAGTCCGGCTACGAGGACCTGTCGACCATCGTGGAGGACCGCATCATGTGGGTCGCCGCGGAGTCGGGCGACCCGATGATGAAGGCGTTCGCGAGCTGGGTACGCACCACGTCCCTGATGCGGCTGGGCGCGTACGACGCCGGGCTGGGCGTCCTCGACCAGTCGCTCGACGAGATCGATCCCGGGTCGCGCGAGGACCGGGCCGCACTACGCATGACGGGCTCGCTCCACCTGCGGTCGGCGATCCTCGCGGCGCGCGCCAACCGTGCAGACGACGCCGCCGCGCACATCGCCGAGGCCCGTCAGGCCGCTGCCCACACCGGCGCGGACACCGACAACGACTGGCGCAACCTCGCGTTCGGACAGACGAACGTGGACATCCACGCGGTAGCCACGGCGGTCGAGTCGGGCGACGGCCCTCGGGCCCTGACCCTGGCCGACGAGATGCGCTTCTCCGGCGACGTCACGCGCCGCCTGCCGATCCGGATCGGGCACCATCACATGGACGTCGCGCGTGCGCAGCTCTGGCAGGGCAGGACCGACAGCGCGCTGGTCAGCCTGGAGAAGGCCAAGAAGTTCGCACCGCAGCAGACGCGCCGCCACCCGACGACACGAGAGGTGACCCGCATGCTGGTCCGCGCGGGCCGCCGCGCGAACGACCCCCTGGCGAGGTTCGCCACCTGGCTCGGCACCGACGCCGACTGGTAGGCCCGCGCTGGTAGGCCGTGCCCGGTGGACCCGGCGTCAGCCGGCCAGCGCGACCTTCACCTGGGCGAGGCTCGGGTTGGTCGCCGCCGAGCCGTCCGGGTACACCACTGTCGGCACGGTCTGGTTGCCGCCGTTGACCTGCTCCACGAAGGCGGCGGCCTCCGGGTGCTGCTCGATGTCGATGACCGTGTAGCCGATGCCCTCCGAGTCGAGCTGCGTACGCAGTCGCCGGCAGTACCCGCACCAGGTGGTCGAGTACATCAGGACGGTGCCGTCTTCGGGGACAGGCGAGGGACCCGGCGTGTCCGACTCGGACATCTGTACTCCTTGTCAGTGGTTGCTGCGAGAATCGCAGACGATGCTCACCCAGACCAACTCCGTCGGCGGTCCGAATCATCCTGGACCGCTGAGCCCCGACGCGATCCTGACCGCCCTGGACCCCGAGCAGCGCGAGGTCGCCCTCGCGCTCAACGGCCCGGTGGTGGTGCTCGCGGGAGCGGGCACGGGCAAGACGCGCGCCATCACGCACCGCATCGCGTACGGCGTCCGGATCGGGGCGTACAAACCGTCCAGCGTGCTTGCCGTGACGTTCACGGCTCGCGCGGCGGGGGAGATGCGCACACGCCTGCGCGAGCTCGGCGTCCAGGGAGTGCAGGCCCGCACGTTCCATGCCGCTGCGCTGCGCCAGCTCGGCTACTTCTGGCCGCGCATAGTGGGCGGCGCACCGCCGCGCCTGCAGGAGTACAAGGCGCAGCTCGTCGCGGAGGCGGCGCGCCGCCTCGGCCTGAGCGTGGACCGCGTGGCCGTCCGTGACCTGAGCAGCGAGGTCGAGTGGGCAAAGGTCTCGCTCATCACGGCGGACGACTACGAGAAGGCCGCGCAAGCGGTGGGCCGCGAGGCGCCGTCGGGCTACGACGGACAGACCGTGTCGCGCCTGATCACGGCATACGAGGAGGCAAAGACCGAGCGCGGAGTCATCGACTTCGAGGACGTACTCCTCATGCTCGGGGACATGCTGAACAGCCACAAGGCAGTGGCGGACGAGGTGCGTTCGCAGTACCGGCACTTCGTCGTCGACGAGTACCAGGACGTCTCCCCGCTGCAGCAGTTCCTGCTGGACCAGTGGCTGGGCGGGCGCAGGGAGCTGTGCGTCGTGGGTGACCCGTCGCAGACCATCTACTCCTTCACCGGCGCCTCGCCGCGCCACCTCCTGCAGTTCCGCCGCACCTACCCGGAGGCGCAGGAGATCCGGCTCGTCCGCGACTACCGCTCCACCCCCCAGGTGGTGAACCTCGCCAACGAGGTGCTCAAGCGCGCCGGGCGAGAGGGTGGCGCGCACCAGGCGCTGGAGCTGGTCGCGCAGCGCAGGCCCGGCCCGCCGACCGCGTTCACCGCGTACGACGACGACGAGGCCGAGGCCAAGGGCATCGCCACCCGCGCCGCCCGCCTGATCCAGTCGGGGATCAAACCGAGCGAGATAGCGGTGCTGTACCGCACCAACGCGCAGTCCGAGGCGTTCGAGGCCGCGTTCGCCGACGCCGGTGTGGGCTACCTCGTGCGCGGCGGCCAGCGGTTCTTCCAGCGCAAGGAAGTGCGCGACGCCATCCTGCTGCTGCGCGGGGCCGCCCGATCCGCCGACCCCGAGCTCCCCATGCCGGACCAGGTACGCGACATCCTCGCCGCCGCCGGCTGGGCCGACCAGGCGCCCACCGGCCGTGGTGCCGCCCGCGAACGCTGGGACGCGATGCAGGCGCTCGTCTCGCTCGCCGACGACCTGGCCGCCGCCGCGCCCCCGGAGAGCCCCGCGACCGTCGCCGGTCTCGTCGCCGAGCTCGACGAACGCGCCTCCGCCCAGCATGCCCCGACGGTCGAGGGCGTCACGCTCGCCTCGCTGCACGCGGCGAAGGGTCTGGAGTGGGACGCCGTTTTCCTCGCCGGGATGAGCGAGGGCCTCATGCCCATCTCGCTCGCGGAGTCCGACGATGCGGTGCACGAGGAGCGTCGCCTGCTCTACGTGGGGATCACCCGCGCCCGCGAGCACCTGGAGGTGTCGTTCGGGCGCTCGCGGAACCCGGGCGGGCGGGCCACGCGCAAGCGCACAAGGTTCCTCGACGGGCTGTGGCCGGACGAGTCACGCAACCCCCGTGCCCGCACCGCACCGAAGGGTCACGCTCGCGCACTGCTGACCGGCGAGCACGACGTCGCGCTCTTCGACGCCCTGCGCGACTGGCGGCTCGAGGTCGCCCGGGAGACGGACAAGCCCGCCTACACGGTGCTGACCGACGCCACGCTGGCGGCCATCGCGGAGATCCGACCTTCGGCCATAGCCGAACTTGCTCGCGTGGACGGCATCGGACCAGCGAAGATAGACAGGTTCGGCGCCACGATCCTCGCGATCGTGTCGGCTGCACAGAGTTCCTGAGCGGTCCGCCAGATGGTCCTTCAGCTGGTCCGCCGAGGAACGTTCGAGTGGTTCGGGTCCGCCCGGGATGGCCGCCCAGTGAGCCGTCCCGGGCGTGACGAAAAACTTTCTCAAGAAAGTTCGTAAAAAGAGTTGGCTCGCTACGGCGGCCCGGCATAGTGTTCACGTGTCCCTGAAAGCAGTGGGCAAGACCGAGAAGGTCTGGCCCGGACTCGAGTGAGGAGGTGGGTGTCTTGGAGATGAACATCAACACGCAGACGGATCTGCAGGTGTGCAAGAACGTGCTCGGCTACACGCTCGTTCCGGCAACCGGCGCAGCTCTGTCTTTCCGCGCGCGCACTCACCGCGGAGGCGTCAAGCCGTCCGCAATCGCACCCGACTCCGCATCTCCAGGAGACTCGCCGGTCTAACGACCGAAGAGTTCCAGGCCGCGGAGTCCACCTAGGACCCGCGGCCTTAATTTTTGTCCGGAGATCCGACCCCACGAGGGTCGGCCGGCGGAGATCTAGCCCGCGGTCCTGTTCCAACAGACGTTCACCGACGACGTTCATCCACACAGGACACAGGAGACAACCGTGCGCCTCACTGCGCTCCTCGACACTCTCCCCCAGGGCGGCTCGGGCCCCTGGGACCCGCCTCAACCCCCCGCCACGAGCGGGACCGGTTCGGACTCGGCGGAGTTCAACCGGCTCATGGACACACTGCTGCCGTGCCGTACCAACGACCCGGAGCTGTGGTTCGCCGAGCACAGCACGCAGGTGGAGCAGGCCAAGGCGCTCTGCCGCACCTGCCCGCTGATGGAGGGCTGCCTGGCCGGCGCCCTCGACCGCAACGAGCCCTGGGGCGTCTGGGGCGGCGAGGTATTCGTCGACGGCGCCGTGGTTGCTCGTAAGCGTGGCCGCGGTCGGCCGCGTAAGTCGGAGATCGTCGCCGCGTGATCCACCTGGTCAAGCCGGCAGAACCACGCATCCGCAGCGCGGGTGCGGGTTCGCCGGCTTGACCAGCGGGAGTGCCGCCGGGAGAGAGATCTCCAGGCACGCGCCGACGGCCGCCGGCCGGTGCCCGTCCAGCTGGGCGAGCACCTGGCCGGCGGCCGTTGCCGCTGCCACCGCACAGAGCGTCGCCTCGTGCGTCGGCTCCGACGTCTTGCGCAGCTGAGCGGCCAGCGCCGGCCATTCGCGATCGGCGTCGGCGTGGGTCAGGTCCACGCAGGTCACGCACGCCGACCGGCCCGGCCGGACGAAGGGGCCCACCACCATGTCCGCCTCCCGCACCACCACCGGCAGGTGCGGCACCCCGAGGCCGAGCAACCGCTGATACCGCGCCGGGTGCGCGGCATGCGGTTCGGTGACCACCACCGCGTCGAGGATCGTCGGGTCGAACCCCATCCCACCCGCCGTGCTGTCGTCCACCCGGACCGCCACTCGCGGGCAGCGCTCCGCCAGGAGCGCACGCACCGCTTCGTCGCGGGCCTGCCCCACGTCGATCGCCCGCAGCCCGCCCAGCCCGACGTCGGTGATCTGCACCGGCAGCGGGTCGTGCAGCACAAGCAGGCCCACCCCCGCCGTCGCGAGGTGCAGCGCCACGGCCGTCCCCAGCCGCCCGAGGCCGACGACGCCCACCACCCGCAACGCGCGGTCCGCGAGGGTGGCGAGCCCGGCGCCGTCGGGCCGCAGCATGCCGAGCACCGTCGCGTCGGCAGCGCCGTCGGCCGGTGCCGTGACCGCACCGACGGTCCCTGGTACGGGCACCAGCACACCCGCCCGGAACAGGGCGGTCATGATCTCGTCGCGGCGTTCGATGGGCACCCCGCACCGCGCCGCGGATTGCTCGACCGTCACGTGCCGCCGCTCGGCGATCTCGTCGAGCCACATCTCCTCGGCCGGGGTGAGACCGGACAGCACGAACGACCAGCGCGGGTCGGACCCGCACTGCACCTGGCCGCCACCGCGGCTGAGCACGGGTGTACCGGGCCGAAGCCGGAGGAGGGGAGCGCGCGTCATGCCCACAACGATGCCCGACGGCGGAGCTCGCCCCGGGCGCTCGTCCACAGTTCCAGAGGTATACCCAAAGCACCGGGCGGGCCGGAAGTTCCCGTGTGCGCCCAGAGCCAAATAGACGGTGCATCGCTTGCCCACCCGGTTACGGTGACACTATGAGCGACCAGCACCAGAGCGGCAATACTCCCGAGTCGTGGGAGGAGATGCTGCGCTCCATGCTCGGCGACGGCGCAGACGAAGTGATGGCGGAGATGCGCGAACGGGGCATCGACCCGACGGCGCTCGGCGGCCCGCCCGACCCCGTGATGATGCAGTACGCGCTGGCCCAGGTGCAGAAGATGCTCTCGGCAGAGGGCACGGGACCGGTCAACGCGGACGTCGCGCACGACGTCGCGCGGCAGGTGGCCGTCGCCGAGGGCGACCCGTCCCTGACCGGCAAGCAGGCCAAGGACGCGACCGACGCGCTGGCGGTGGCCGAGCTCTGGCTCGACGCGGTCACCGACCTCCCGCCCGCGGGCGGGACGAGGCGCGCGTGGAACCGGTCCGAGTGGGTCGAGGCCACGCTCCCGGTGTGGAACGAGCTCGCGGCGCCCGTCGCCTCCTCGGTGTCGGAGGCA is drawn from Promicromonospora sp. Populi and contains these coding sequences:
- a CDS encoding PadR family transcriptional regulator — its product is MTEERIATNLRKGVLEYCVLALLSHGEKYGLELADDLTKRELIAGEGSLYPLLARMRENGLVEPRWEASGAGRPRRYYAITDTGTDQLTAFVRVWTSLGAQVNALLEGSR
- the nudC gene encoding NAD(+) diphosphatase; this encodes MPVLDLPFARATHDRAAHRRVEPRLVDDLRKEPGTRVLVLRGSRVAVLGQRVALFAPDDVAHLAVRTHLFLGEADDVAYLAAVLPDDDSEPAPDLDVEWAAMRTLDVPDLDQGLAVEAFALTQWHAVHTHCPRCGAQTEVAQGGWVQHCPVDDSTHFPRTDPAVIMAITDADDRLLLARGPEWGPGRRSVLAGFVEPGEGLEQAVVRETAEEVGVAVDPGSVEYRGSQSWPFPASLMLGFRARATTTQLVLQEDEIAEAGWFSREQVATALADGNLSAFGLNSIGRSLIEEWFGGPLGNQPSPV
- a CDS encoding HAD family hydrolase; this encodes MGTARGAGHRRAAGYGPYLVALDIDGTLLDTGMEVPLVTARAVAAARAAGHQVVLATGRSLIGALPVAKNLGLDGGWVVVSNGAVTARLVPEAPGGYVLHEQHTFDAGPMVRLARARIPDVQIGVEVVGWGYDVTHPFDPAQINGDQRVVGRVDMLWATPVTRAILAGPDVTSLVEPLRGLGVTATPNAQNWVDVTAPGLSKATALDTIRDLLRIDPVHTLAIGDGWNDREMLTWAEHGVAMGHAPEPIKALAKRVTGTIHEHGAATVLWDLVERTTALRQATPA
- a CDS encoding helix-turn-helix domain-containing protein; amino-acid sequence: MPDDDSIGLRIAQQRKARGITQIALAHDAGVSVSLLRKMEQGSRIASQPVVAALARALHVDVATLTGQPYDRDGPHPDRIHTAVPDLRRALAYWNLSTELETAPRSPVQLAAGAAEIATLYQLDRNFEVAQRLPALLMEAFATVHDTDGDEREVLFDALMGMFYAAHAVTYQSGYEDLSTIVEDRIMWVAAESGDPMMKAFASWVRTTSLMRLGAYDAGLGVLDQSLDEIDPGSREDRAALRMTGSLHLRSAILAARANRADDAAAHIAEARQAAAHTGADTDNDWRNLAFGQTNVDIHAVATAVESGDGPRALTLADEMRFSGDVTRRLPIRIGHHHMDVARAQLWQGRTDSALVSLEKAKKFAPQQTRRHPTTREVTRMLVRAGRRANDPLARFATWLGTDADW
- a CDS encoding mycoredoxin; protein product: MSESDTPGPSPVPEDGTVLMYSTTWCGYCRRLRTQLDSEGIGYTVIDIEQHPEAAAFVEQVNGGNQTVPTVVYPDGSAATNPSLAQVKVALAG
- a CDS encoding ATP-dependent helicase, whose product is MLTQTNSVGGPNHPGPLSPDAILTALDPEQREVALALNGPVVVLAGAGTGKTRAITHRIAYGVRIGAYKPSSVLAVTFTARAAGEMRTRLRELGVQGVQARTFHAAALRQLGYFWPRIVGGAPPRLQEYKAQLVAEAARRLGLSVDRVAVRDLSSEVEWAKVSLITADDYEKAAQAVGREAPSGYDGQTVSRLITAYEEAKTERGVIDFEDVLLMLGDMLNSHKAVADEVRSQYRHFVVDEYQDVSPLQQFLLDQWLGGRRELCVVGDPSQTIYSFTGASPRHLLQFRRTYPEAQEIRLVRDYRSTPQVVNLANEVLKRAGREGGAHQALELVAQRRPGPPTAFTAYDDDEAEAKGIATRAARLIQSGIKPSEIAVLYRTNAQSEAFEAAFADAGVGYLVRGGQRFFQRKEVRDAILLLRGAARSADPELPMPDQVRDILAAAGWADQAPTGRGAARERWDAMQALVSLADDLAAAAPPESPATVAGLVAELDERASAQHAPTVEGVTLASLHAAKGLEWDAVFLAGMSEGLMPISLAESDDAVHEERRLLYVGITRAREHLEVSFGRSRNPGGRATRKRTRFLDGLWPDESRNPRARTAPKGHARALLTGEHDVALFDALRDWRLEVARETDKPAYTVLTDATLAAIAEIRPSAIAELARVDGIGPAKIDRFGATILAIVSAAQSS
- a CDS encoding WhiB family transcriptional regulator: MRLTALLDTLPQGGSGPWDPPQPPATSGTGSDSAEFNRLMDTLLPCRTNDPELWFAEHSTQVEQAKALCRTCPLMEGCLAGALDRNEPWGVWGGEVFVDGAVVARKRGRGRPRKSEIVAA
- a CDS encoding ThiF family adenylyltransferase, with amino-acid sequence MTRAPLLRLRPGTPVLSRGGGQVQCGSDPRWSFVLSGLTPAEEMWLDEIAERRHVTVEQSAARCGVPIERRDEIMTALFRAGVLVPVPGTVGAVTAPADGAADATVLGMLRPDGAGLATLADRALRVVGVVGLGRLGTAVALHLATAGVGLLVLHDPLPVQITDVGLGGLRAIDVGQARDEAVRALLAERCPRVAVRVDDSTAGGMGFDPTILDAVVVTEPHAAHPARYQRLLGLGVPHLPVVVREADMVVGPFVRPGRSACVTCVDLTHADADREWPALAAQLRKTSEPTHEATLCAVAAATAAGQVLAQLDGHRPAAVGACLEISLPAALPLVKPANPHPRCGCVVLPA